In Xiphophorus maculatus strain JP 163 A chromosome 18, X_maculatus-5.0-male, whole genome shotgun sequence, a single genomic region encodes these proteins:
- the wdr53 gene encoding WD repeat-containing protein 53, translating to MGSLWSEGHSSSILCVGASPGPEGLIASGAEGGEVTVWTQEGAVVGRLALPGQEDVTSAAFSPAASSHLYVSHGDGVSVFDPRNLKGPVEDFRGAGEEEINAVALNETGSNVAVADDSGAVRILEIPGGKVCRSLRRHTNICSSVAFRPHRPNNLVSVGLDMQVILWGLQKTRPLWTLNLQDAAEEAGDQQRPGQLFNPPLAHCISVSGCGNVLGCAAEDGRVHLMRIGGGSKLEQHGAVKAHTQGASQAHFISFLSHPHWMVTGGNDGLVALWDLSKHPVVNPEGKTQTTAPQRRKGKSSRRRREQAQEKSKQKSDEEDEAAAKDQESPMEEETTSGPKLSISHGDKVNWLCPAVLKGEPSVIVADQSTNLTVYPLSQL from the exons ATGGGCAGCCTGTGGTCTGAGGGCCACTCCTCCTCCATCCTCTGTGTCGGTGCGTCTCCGGGCCCAGAGGGCCTGATCGCTTCTGGTGCCGAGGGCGGAGAGGTGACGGTGTGGACTCAAGAGGGCGCCGTGGTCGGGCGTCTGGCTCTCCCCGGACAGGAGGACGTTACCAGCGCAGCGTTCTCACCCGCAGCCTCCTCCCACCTGTACGTGTCGCACGGAGACGGGGTGAGCGTGTTCGACCCCCGGAACCTGAAGGGCCCGGTGGAGGATTTCCGCGGTGCAGGGGAGGAGGAGATTAATGCCGTAGCTCTGAATGAGACTGGCTCAAACGTGGCCGTGGCCGATGACTCTGGGGCGGTGAGGATACTCGAGATTCCAGGTGGGAAAGTGTGCCGGAGTCTCCgcagacacacaaacatctgCTCCTCCGTGGCTTTCCGACCTCACAGACCCAATAACCTCGTCTCTGTGGGACTGGACATGCAG GTGATTCTGTGGGGTCTGCAGAAGACCCGCCCACTGTGGACTCTCAACCTGCAGGACGCGGCAGAAGAAGCGGGCGACCAGCAGCGGCCGGGCCAGCTCTTCAACCCCCCTCTGGCTCACTGCATTTCAGTGTCGGGCTGCGGCAACGTTTTGGGCTGCGCCGCCGAGGACGGCCGGGTCCACTTGATGCGGATCGGCGGCGGCTCCAAACTGGAGCAGCACGGAGCCGTCAAGGCTCACACTCAGGGAGCCTCCCAGGCCCATTTCATCAGCTTCCTCTCCCACCCTCACTGGATGGTCACCGGGGGAAACGACGGCCTCGTGGCCCTCTGGGACCTCAGCAAGCACCCGGTGGTAAATCCAGAGGGAAAAACACAAACGACGGCTCCTCAGCGCCGCAAAGGtaagagcagcaggaggagaagaGAGCAGGCTCAGGAGAAGTCGAAGCAGAAGTCGGACGAGGAGGACGAAGCAGCTGCGAAGGACCAGGAGTCGCcgatggaggaggagacgaCGTCTGGACCCAAACTGAGCATCAGTCACGGGGACAAGGTGAACTGGCTGTGCCCCGCTGTGCTGAAAGGAGAACCAAGCGTGATAGTTGCAGATCAGAGCACCAATCTGACCGTCTACCCTCTGTCTCAGCTTTAG